A genomic region of Peptoniphilus sp. ING2-D1G contains the following coding sequences:
- a CDS encoding MATE efflux family protein (Characterised members of the Multi Antimicrobial Extrusion (MATE) family function as drug/sodium antiporters. These proteins mediate resistance to a wide range of cationic dyes, fluroquinolones, aminoglycosides and other structurally diverse antibodies and drugs. MATE proteins are found in bacteria, archaea and eukaryotes. These proteins are predicted to have 12 alpha-helical transmembrane regions, some of the animal proteins may have an additional C-terminal helix; High confidence in function and specificity), with the protein MSKGIDILKDDVMKVMVKLSLPLMGTAFIQMAYSMVDLIWLGKVSTEAVAAVGSVGFFVWISQALTLIAKTGLSVGMSQAYGKNDKKSLISIMRSGFQVNFIIFVILTSVCIFFKKELLGIYNLEQNVEVLAMQYFEIVILGFVFTFLSAFFSAVYYAEGNSRMPFKISTISLVTNIVLDPVLIFGVSIFPEMGVRGAAIATVFAQGLQIFIYLFLGKKYDEIFTKVNFFEKFDLKFFIDILKLGVPTSITSIVHAFVGIKLNSYIAAFGSASVAAYTIGSQIESISWMSAEGFATALSTIFGQNYGAGNFKRLKEARKKGLKILTYIGVFAAGLLFIFGKNIFEIFIPVDAHVIMIGANYLKINAISELFMCYEIGTTGMLNGLGLTKYPAINSVILNVMRIPIALMLMPILNVDGIWFAMSISSCIKGITILLIYVYLRDKTSGFRVDMEKYVSRVKDVV; encoded by the coding sequence ATGAGCAAGGGAATAGACATTTTAAAAGATGATGTAATGAAGGTGATGGTGAAGTTATCATTGCCTCTTATGGGAACAGCTTTTATACAGATGGCATATTCCATGGTGGATTTGATTTGGCTGGGAAAGGTGTCTACAGAAGCTGTCGCCGCAGTGGGAAGTGTCGGGTTTTTCGTTTGGATTTCTCAAGCACTCACCTTAATCGCAAAAACCGGACTTTCGGTGGGCATGAGTCAGGCCTATGGAAAAAATGACAAAAAAAGCCTGATAAGCATAATGAGGAGCGGTTTCCAAGTTAATTTTATAATCTTTGTGATATTAACTTCAGTATGCATTTTTTTTAAGAAAGAACTTCTGGGAATTTATAATTTGGAACAAAATGTTGAAGTTCTCGCAATGCAATACTTTGAAATAGTGATATTGGGGTTTGTTTTTACCTTTCTAAGCGCATTTTTTTCCGCCGTGTACTATGCGGAAGGAAATTCAAGGATGCCTTTCAAAATATCCACCATATCACTTGTCACAAATATAGTTTTGGATCCGGTATTAATATTCGGAGTGAGTATTTTTCCGGAAATGGGAGTTAGGGGAGCTGCAATAGCGACGGTTTTTGCTCAAGGTCTGCAGATCTTTATATACTTGTTTCTCGGCAAAAAATACGATGAGATATTTACAAAAGTTAATTTTTTTGAAAAATTCGACCTGAAATTTTTTATAGATATTTTGAAATTGGGAGTTCCCACATCTATCACATCCATAGTCCATGCTTTTGTAGGAATAAAATTAAACAGTTACATAGCGGCCTTCGGTTCAGCTTCGGTAGCTGCATATACCATAGGCTCTCAAATCGAATCCATATCATGGATGAGCGCGGAGGGATTTGCCACTGCCTTAAGCACGATATTCGGGCAAAATTACGGAGCGGGAAATTTTAAGCGATTGAAGGAAGCAAGAAAAAAGGGCTTGAAAATATTGACATACATAGGAGTTTTTGCCGCAGGGCTGCTCTTTATATTCGGGAAAAACATTTTTGAAATCTTCATACCTGTGGATGCTCATGTAATAATGATAGGTGCCAACTATTTAAAGATAAATGCCATATCGGAGTTGTTTATGTGCTATGAAATAGGAACAACAGGAATGTTAAACGGTTTGGGACTTACAAAATACCCTGCAATTAATTCAGTGATATTAAACGTAATGAGAATTCCCATAGCTCTAATGTTAATGCCGATACTGAATGTAGACGGAATCTGGTTTGCAATGTCGATTTCAAGTTGCATAAAGGGAATTACAATACTTTTAATTTATGTATATTTAAGAGATAAGACCTCCGGATTTAGGGTAGATATGGAAAAATATGTAAGCAGAGTAAAGGATGTAGTTTAG
- a CDS encoding putative peptidyl-prolyl cis-trans isomerase (PPIases accelerate the folding of proteins. It catalyzes the cis-trans isomerization of proline imidic peptide bonds in oligopeptides; High confidence in function and specificity): MIEQLKKPEEGEEIVILSTNHGEIKIRLFPEAAPKAVENFKELIKKGYYDGLIFHRVIDNFMIQGGDPLGTGVGGESIWGKPFEDEFDLNFRNFRGALSMANAGPNTNGSQFFIVQMGPIEDETIRKMRSAGEEKGYPDEIVDVYENLGGAYWLDGRHTVFGQVFEGMETVDEIASVRVDFRNKPVKDVIIESAKIELC, encoded by the coding sequence ATGATAGAACAATTAAAAAAACCTGAAGAGGGAGAAGAGATTGTAATTTTAAGTACGAACCACGGCGAGATAAAAATAAGGCTTTTTCCTGAAGCTGCACCGAAAGCGGTGGAAAACTTTAAAGAGTTGATAAAAAAAGGATATTATGACGGATTGATTTTTCACAGAGTAATAGACAACTTCATGATCCAAGGCGGAGACCCTTTGGGAACGGGAGTTGGCGGAGAAAGCATTTGGGGCAAACCCTTTGAAGATGAATTTGATTTGAATTTCAGAAATTTCAGAGGTGCGTTGTCCATGGCAAATGCAGGTCCCAATACTAACGGTTCGCAATTTTTTATAGTTCAAATGGGTCCCATTGAGGATGAAACAATCAGAAAAATGAGATCAGCAGGTGAAGAAAAGGGATATCCCGATGAAATAGTCGACGTCTATGAAAACCTCGGCGGAGCGTACTGGCTTGACGGCAGACATACCGTATTCGGACAGGTGTTTGAGGGCATGGAAACAGTTGATGAAATCGCATCGGTCAGAGTTGATTTCAGAAACAAACCCGTGAAGGACGTAATTATTGAAAGTGCAAAAATAGAGTTATGTTAA
- a CDS encoding CapA domain protein (This protein is a putative poly-gamma-glutamate capsule biosynthesis protein found in bacteria. Poly-gamma-glutamate is a natural polymer that may be involved in virulence and may help bacteria survive in high salt concentrations. It is a surface-associated protein; High confidence in function and specificity), translated as MKKVFYALLAIAFAFMALFIGIYYSGFSLAKKDDIKIKNSVKTEQKAEVQEPKTHEVKIWATGDIMYHMPLYKNNFNPENAEYDFSNYYRRVSEYLNGADLVIGNFESTINRNKPLSGHPMFNTPPEAVKYLKESGFDILSTANNHCLDTGVEGIYTTIDAMDNVGIKHFGTFKDTREPLIVECNNIKIGLISYSEIFNGLDPLVGEDQKHIISPLDEELIINDITRLKNRGVDYIICYPHWGIEYSRMPSETQKYFKDFLIKNGVDSVLGSHPHVIQPFETMEFEEDEKFTIYSMGNSISNQRIKWIGRRGVESGVFVELNLEKTGDKTKLKSYNLFPTYVNRYIDERGVIQSEVVLYYDLLENGKYRDILSEGDKVFVDENYKETMEVLNSKVTK; from the coding sequence ATGAAAAAAGTTTTTTATGCCCTATTGGCAATAGCCTTTGCCTTTATGGCATTGTTTATCGGAATATACTACAGCGGATTTTCCCTTGCTAAAAAAGACGATATAAAAATAAAAAATTCTGTCAAAACTGAGCAAAAGGCGGAAGTCCAAGAGCCTAAAACCCATGAGGTGAAAATTTGGGCGACAGGGGACATAATGTATCATATGCCTCTATATAAAAATAATTTTAATCCAGAAAATGCGGAGTATGACTTTTCAAATTACTACAGAAGAGTTTCAGAGTATTTAAATGGTGCGGACTTAGTAATAGGCAATTTTGAAAGCACCATCAATAGGAATAAACCCCTTAGTGGACATCCCATGTTCAACACTCCTCCCGAAGCTGTGAAGTATTTGAAGGAGTCAGGATTCGACATTTTATCCACGGCGAATAATCATTGTTTAGACACGGGAGTTGAAGGGATTTATACCACTATAGATGCAATGGATAATGTAGGAATTAAACATTTTGGAACCTTTAAAGACACAAGAGAACCCCTTATAGTTGAATGCAATAATATAAAAATCGGGTTGATTTCCTATTCCGAGATATTTAACGGACTGGATCCCTTGGTGGGCGAAGACCAAAAACACATAATATCTCCTCTTGATGAAGAACTCATAATAAATGACATCACCCGACTTAAAAATCGAGGGGTCGACTATATAATCTGTTACCCTCATTGGGGCATAGAATACAGCAGAATGCCAAGCGAAACTCAAAAATACTTCAAGGATTTTTTAATAAAAAACGGAGTCGATTCGGTTTTAGGTTCACATCCTCACGTCATACAACCCTTTGAAACTATGGAATTTGAAGAAGATGAAAAATTCACCATATACTCCATGGGCAATTCCATCTCCAATCAAAGGATAAAATGGATTGGAAGAAGGGGTGTGGAATCAGGAGTATTCGTGGAATTAAATCTTGAAAAAACAGGAGATAAAACAAAGCTTAAAAGTTATAATTTGTTTCCCACTTACGTAAACAGGTACATCGATGAAAGAGGAGTTATTCAATCGGAAGTGGTTCTTTATTACGATTTGTTGGAAAATGGAAAATACCGTGATATTTTAAGTGAAGGAGACAAGGTCTTTGTAGATGAAAACTATAAAGAGACTATGGA